The Candidatus Palibaumannia cicadellinicola region AGTCATTAATAGCGAAAAAGCACTAATATCATTGGCAGTAAATCTAGATGTAAGCTTTGTGGTAAAAAATGGACAATGCCGTGTGGTATTTAAAGGAAAAGATATGAGCAAGGCAATATATAACGAAAAAATAGGCAATACTGCTTCCACAATTGCCACTTTACCACAAGCACGCGAGGCATTATTACATCGTCAGCGTGCATTCCGCGTTAATCCAGGATTAATTGCCGATGGACGTGATATGGGAACTGTTGTATTTCCAGACGCTGTAGTTAAAATATTTCTCGATGCTTCATCCGAAGCACGAGCACGACGTCGTATGCTACAGTTACAGAAACAAGGCTTTAGTGTTAACTTTGAGCAACTGTTATCTTCAATCAAAGAAAGAGACGATAGAGATCGTAATCGTATGGTAGCTCCTCTAAAACCAGCATATGATGCGTTGATTATTGACTCAACTAAGCTTACTATTGACGTAGTAATAGCTAAAGTTATTGGGCATATCAATAAAATTATATCATTCTAATGATAACTAGAGACAGTAGTATGTATTATGTTCTGTTGCAGGATGAAATAAGTAACTAGGCCTTTATAGCAATCCCATCCAGTAATATAGATGGAAGTTAATTAAAAAAATTGAAGATGATCAAATATGACAAAATCTTTTGCTCAACTCTTTGAGGAATCTCTGAAAGAGATCGCAACCCGTCCGGGTGCCATAGTTCGTGGTAAAATAGTT contains the following coding sequences:
- the cmk gene encoding (d)CMP kinase, which codes for MTGIVPVITVDGPSGSGKGILCKVLAEQFKWHLLDSGAMYRLLALLSLNNNIVINSEKALISLAVNLDVSFVVKNGQCRVVFKGKDMSKAIYNEKIGNTASTIATLPQAREALLHRQRAFRVNPGLIADGRDMGTVVFPDAVVKIFLDASSEARARRRMLQLQKQGFSVNFEQLLSSIKERDDRDRNRMVAPLKPAYDALIIDSTKLTIDVVIAKVIGHINKIISF